The sequence AAGATCACCGTGATCGGCCACGCCGACTCCGGTGACATTGCTGCGTCCAACGCCAACGTCGTCTACGAGTACGCCCCCGGCGGCTCGTCGCTCGGCGAAGGCAACCTCGTCGTACCGGCACCCAAGCCGCAGAGGGGAGGGACCCTCCGCTACGCCATCGAAGCTGATGTCGACGGTCTCAACCCAACCTCGTCGGCGATCTCGACTGCCGGGTACGTGATGGGAGCTGCCGTCTTTGACACCCTCGCAACCGGTTCTGTAGACGGAGACTGCATTCCGGGTCTTGCTGAGTCGTTCGAACACAATGAGGACTACACCTCATGGACCTACAAGCTTCGTGAAGGAATCCTGTTCCACGACGGCAACGAGGTGACAGCAGAGGACGTCGTCTACAGCGCTGAGGTCCAACGAAACGATCCGTTGGTCGGACTGGCCGTCATGCCGTTCTACCCGACCGAGGGGGCTTTCGAGGCCCTAGACCGGTACACGGTCCGGTTCAACCTCCTTGACTCATGGGCGAACTTCTGCCCGACCAGCCAACTCGCCTGGGTGGCCTCAAAAGCATGGCTCGTGGCCGCCCTGGAGGACCCGACCCTGGATCAGCAGCCGGTTGGCTCCGGCCCGTTCCGGTTCGACAGCCGGACCGAGGATTCGGTGACGCGGTTCGTCCGCAATGAGGGCTACTGGGGAGGCGAAGTATGGCTCGACGCCGTCGAGTACATACCCGTCCCCGATCCGGATACCCGGACCGACCTGTTGCTGGCAGGAGAAGTCCACGCCCTACATACGACCAATGACGAGAACATCGAGATCCTCGAGAACTCAGACGGGGTTTACAGCCTCCGCAGTCAGAAGCCGCATGGCGGAGGCGAGAGCTTCATCATGTTGAACTCATCGGTTGCCCCGTTTGACGACATCCGGGCCCGAAAGGCTCTGGCCTACGCCACACCGAAGCAGGACTATTTGACGCTGATTACCGCTGGTCTGGGGGTGTCTGCAGATCAACTGTTCGAACCGGGTAGCCCGTATCACAACCCGGCCGTCAAGCAGGAAGCCGACATGCCCGATGAGGCTGTTGCTATGGCTGCCGAATACTGCGCAGACCTGCCAGAAAACTGCAGCAACGGAAAGATCAACATGGAGTACATGTTTGTCGAAGGCTCTGTTGTAAACCAGCGGTCGGCAGAGTTGATGGAGAAGGGTTGGAGTGTCGCGTTCAACGTGGACTTCGACCTGAACAACCAGCAGCAGCACATTCAGAACGCGGCACTGGGGTGGTATAACGCGGTGGCCTGGCGCCAGTTCGGTTCGTACCGGCCCGAGGGCGACAACGTCTGGCTGATGTGCCGCACGGTGGGATTCATCTCCCTGAACTGGCCGAAGTACTGCGACGAAGAGCGCGATTCGCTGTTGTGGGAGGCCACGGGGACGACCGATGAAGCCATCCGCACGCCGTTGTTCCAGGAACTGGCGCAGAAGCTCCACGACGACTACCTGTACATTTTCCTCACGCACGTCCAGTGGACCAACTCCTTTGCTGACAACGTGCACGGGGTTTGCGAGGCAGACACACCTGAGGGACACCGGATCTTCTGTCCTAGTGACGGGGTCGCTGGGGTTCGTACCCTCTGGCTGTCGGAGGGCTAACCCGGATTGCAGAGGGGCGGTCCCCAGACTTCAAATTAGAGCTCTGCCACCGAGATGAGATTCTGGGGTCTCCGGGTGGGCATGCTCATCGCGCTCTTGCTTGCGGTGTCCATGTTCACCTTCGGAGCGATGAACCTCCTGGGCGATCCGCTCTTCAACATCCTTGGCCCGGTTGCCGGTGACACCGAAAATCCGGAAAACCTCGCCAAGATCCAAGCGGCCAAGGAGCAGTTTTACCTCGACCGCCCGCTTCCCGAACGTTACGTCCGGTGGCTCGGAGACTTCGTCACAGGAGACTTCGGAGTCCGGTTCTCAGCTTCCGGACAACCACCGGTAAGCGAGGTAATCAAGGAACGCCTTCCCCGAACACTGGCCCTTTCTGGAATGGCCATGACCTTCACGCTGGCCATCGGTATCCCGTGGGGCTTGTGGTCGGGTTCAACATCAAAAAAGGGCCTAGATCGGCTGTCGACCGGCGTGGCGTTCTTCCTCGTATCGATACCCAACTTCGCCCTTGGTGTGGTCCTCCTCTACGCGGTTGGTTTCCGCCTCGGCTGGATGCCCGTCAGGTTCGACGCCGGTGACCCGTTTTGGCAACGCATGCACCAACTGGTCCTTCCCGCACTGACCCTGGCCCTGGGCGGCGCCGCTGTCTACCAGCGGCTCCTGCGGACCGACATGATCACCACCCTTCAGGAGGACTTCATCTTGATGGCCCGGGCCAAGGGCCTGTCTCGGAGGCACATCCTTTTCCGGCATGCCCTGCGACCGTCGTTGTTCTCGGTGGTCACCCTTTTCGGGATCAACGCAGGGGCCGTGTTCGGTGGGGCCCTCATCGTTGAACTGATTTTCGGAATCCCAGGGATCGGATCGTTGTTCGTCGAATCGATCTTCCGTGAGGACTTCCCCGTGGTACTCGCCCTGGTGATGATTCTGACCGCAGGATTCGTTGTCATGAACTTCGTCGTCGACGTCCTCTATTCGATCATCGACCCCAGAGTCCGACAGTGAAGCTCACAGCCGAACCCCCGATGGATGAGTCCTCTGGAGCGGTCAAGGCGCGTCGGCTCGGGTTGGGCTTCTGGCTCCCAATGGGCTGGATCTTCCTCATAGTCGGTGTGGCACTGCTTGCTCCAGTTCTTCCCCTCAAGGACCCCACCGACTATTTCATTCGACCTGGAGAACGCCCGCCCTATCCGCCGTCGGCCGACCACTGGTTCGGAACAGACCAAGATGCCCGCGACATGTTCTCGCGGATCATCAGCGGGGCCCGCGTCTCCCTGGCCGTTGGCTTCATGACCGTCACGATGAGTTTCATCGTCGGAGGAACTCTAGGGATGGTTGCTGGCCTGGTAAGGGGCTGGTTTGACCGGCTCGCCTCGTTCCTCTTCCTCGTCGTGCTGTCCTTCCCAGGCATCGTGCTGGTGATTCTCATAATCGCGCTGATCGATCGAAGTGTCCTGACCATCTCGGTGGTACTGGCCATCGGCGGTATCGCGCCAGTGGGACGGCTGGCCCGTGCCGCGACACTGAGCTTTGCCGAAAGGGAATTCGTGATCGCCGCGAGGACTCTTGGGGCACGAAACTCCCGCATCCTCTTTCGAGAACTTCTCCCCAACGTCGTCATCCCCATGGGAGCCCTGGTGCTCCTAGGAGTGGCCTCAGCGATCTTGGCCGAGGGCGGCCTGGCGTTCCTCGGCCTGTCAATCGAGAAGGGAGAGACGTGGGGGAAGCTCATTCGTAACGGCTCGGGAAGCAGGGTCCTACGAGACTCTCCGTGGGTCGCGTTCGGTCCCATCACCGTGATGTTCCTCACCCTCGCGTCGATCAACTACATCGGCGACTACCTCCGCGATTTCTTCAACGTCCGAGAAACAGGCCTCGGACAATGACCGGTCGACAAGCACCATTGCTGAGTGTCCGGGACCTAAAGGTGGTATTCCCGACCCCGATCGGGATGGTGCATGCCGTCGACGGGGTGTCTTTCGACCTCGAAGCCGGCCAGTCCATGGGAATCGTCGGGGAATCCGGTTCAGGAAAAACAGTGACAGCCAAGACCCTGATGAACCTTCTTCCCTCCTATGCCCTGGTCGACGGTTCGGTGAACTTCGATGGTCGAGACCTACGCGCCCTGGCCGCCGAACGGAAGACCGAGAAGCACCTCTGGGGCGTTGAGATCTCCATGGTCTTCCAGGACCCGATGACGTCACTCAATCCGGTCAAGAAGGTCGGCGAACAGATCGCCGAATCAGTGCGCTATCACCTCGGACAGACGAGAACGGCAGCTCGCCGTCAAGCAGGCGACCTACTCGAACAAGTAGGGATTCCCGAACCGGGAAGAAGGCTCGACGAATACCCCCACCAACTATCAGGAGGCCTCCGCCAACGGGTAGTAATCGCAGCGGCCCTGGCGTGCGAACCACGGATACTCATTGCCGATGAACCCACCACGTCGTTGGACGTCACCGTCCAGAAGCACATCTTGGACCTGCTCGACGATCTTCGTACCGCACGGGGGATGGCGATGATCCTCGTCACCCACGACCTCGGCGTCGTCAAAGGCCGGACTGACGAAGTGATGGTCATGTACGCCGGTCGAACCATGGAAGAGGCCTCCACCGGAGCGGTCTTCTCCCAGCAGGGCCACCCCTACACCGAGGCTCTGATTGAAACCATTCCGAAGATCAACTCAGCCAGCCATACACGACTGGTGCCGATCCCTGGCCAACCACCGGTTACTACCAGTCCACCCGCCGGATGCCCGTTTGCCGATCGGTGCCGCTACGCGACCGACCTTTGCGTGGCGCAGGGCCCACCCCTGACGGCCCTTGGCAACGGCCACCACGTTGCGTGTCACACACCGGTCAGGACCCCAGCCGCCGAGACGGCTCTAGCAGCCAACGCAGCGCGGGGCCACACGGCGACCGGGTTGGAGATCCACCAGTCCGGAGTGCCGACCGGGGCAGTCACCGACGGTCTAGGGGAACAAATCTGATGGCGGGCCGTGGCACCATCCAACTCCGAAGCGGCGAGGACATCATCCTCCGGGTGGAGAACCTCGTCCAGGAGTTCCCGGTCGGTCGCAACCGTGTGGTCCACGCCGTGTCGGACGTCTCTTTCGACCTCCGGAAGGGGGAGACCCTGGGCATCGTTGGCGAATCCGGCTGCGGCAAGTCCACGACAGCTCGGGCCATAGTTCAGCTTCCGCCACCCACCAGCGGTCGGGTGGTCCTGGACCCCAGCTCCGAAAATGAGATCGACCTGACCCGTCTGTCAGGCCACGACCTGCGCGATGTACGGCCGAGACTCCAGATGATCTTCCAGGACCCAATCTCGTCGCTGAACCCGCGGAGGCGGGTGAAAGACATCGTCAGTGAGGGTCTCGAAATTTGGTCCAACGGAGACATCGGAACCGAAGGAAGGGAACGAGTCGAGGAAGTCCTTCACGCTGTAGGCATCGACCCGGTTTTGGCGGCATCCCACCGGCCACACCAGTTCTCCGGCGGGCAGTGCCAGCGGATCTCCATCGCCCGGGCGCTGACCGTGAACCCGGAGATCCTGATCTGTGACGAACCAGTCTCAGCTCTCGACGTCTCAGTCCAGGCAAAGATCCTGAACCTCCTGGAGGACATGAAGGCCCGCTACGACCTGAGCCTTGTGTTCATCAGCCACGACCTGTCGGTGGTCCGCAACGTGAGCGATCGAGTCGTCGTGATGTACCTAGGGAAGATATGCGAGGTGGGCGGTGCTGATCGCCTCTACGACGCCCCGGCCCACCCGTACACCAGGGCGCTGCTCGCGTCGGCACCCGAACCAGCCCAGTCGGTGGGTGTAGCCGATGCAGTTTTGGGTGACGATCTTCCGTCGCCCACCGACCCGCCGTCCGGTTGTCGATTCCGGACCCGATGCCCATTGGCGATCGACAGGTGTGCCACCGAGGAGCCGGTGATGCAAGAGATTGGCGAAGACCACTTTGTGGCCTGCCACCTCCCGTCCACCTAAGCGCCCTGTAGCCCTCGTGACAGGCCACAGGACAGATGCTCAGTCCAGGAGCTTGAGGAGCTCGTCCTCGTAGGTCCAGTCATAGTCTCGGCCACCTGTCTCGACGTGCCAGTCGTGCGTCTGGGCCACCATCGACGCCAGGTCGTGGCGAGGTTCCCAACCGGTGTCGCGTCGCAACGCGTCGATGCCGAAGACCACGTTGCGGTTCCAACGATGGATGTTGGGGGCCAACCGGGGCACCACCGAGGCGAACTTGAACCGGTGACGCACCGACTGCTGACGTCTCCGGGCCTCATCGGTGGTGCGGATATCGATGTTGGCTCTCGCTCCACTGTCCACGGCGATCTCGATGTCGCCGTCCCACAGGGCATCCATGGTGGTCGCCGGGATGAAGCGGATGTCGGGGTCCACGCCGAGGTGGGCCGCGGTGGTGGCCACGTAGCCCAGGTCGGTGTGGAAGCCCTTCCCGGTGAGGTTGTAGCGCCGACCAATGGTGGCTGGGGCGTGCATGACAGCCTCCAGTGCCCGGGCCTGGTCGTCAACGTGGCCCACCTGGGACACCGTGGTCCCGTCACCGGGCACCATGACCGGTCGGCCAGCCTCCAGGCGGGCGTACATGCGCTGCTCGCGGTCCGGGATGATGTTGCGGGGGCCGTAGACCATCGAGAAGTAGACGACGGTTGCCGGAAATCCCCGTTCAGTGTGGGCGGCCATCAGGGCGTCCTCGCACAAGAGCTTGTTGCCGCCATATTCAATCTGGGGGTGGTCGCGTTGGACGGGGTGGTCCTCGTCAATGGGCAACATGTCGGCCGCCGCATAGACCACCGTGGAACTGGCGAACACGTACTGCCCGGTGCGTCCCTCGAAGATCTCCATCATGAGGTTGACGTCATCGGGGTGGTAAGCGCTCATGTCCAGCACCACGTCGAACTCCCGACCACCGAGCGCCTCGTTGCCCAGGACCTGGCGCATCTGGTCGTGGTCGGTGCGATCTGCATAGAGGCGGTGGATGCCGCCGGGTAGCGGCGCCTCGGTCTGGCCGCGGTTGACGATGGTGACATCGTGGCCACATCGGGCGAGTTCGTGGACGAGGGCCAGCCCGTTGAACTGGGTGCCGCCCATGACAAGTACCCGCATGGTCCTGCCGCTCGCGTCCATGGCGGGCTCGTCACCGCGTACAGGAGTCATCGGATGAGGTGCTCCCAGACTGAGCGTTCGGCGGGTCGAGGATCGGTCAGCAGACCGCACTGGTCGTCGAGGTTCATGACCAGCCGGTCGTCGGGCGTGTAGCGAGGCCAGTCGCCGAGTGCCGCGGTCGACGGGTCTCCGTCGCGGATGAAGGCAATCCAAGCGTCGTGCATGGCTTCGGCCAGAGCGGTAGGAGTCTCGCCCGGGCCCAGGAAGGTATCGACGCCGGGTCGGGTCACGGTGTTGAACGTGAACGGGATCTCCAGGGCGTGGGCGGCCCCGAACAGCCCGTCGAAGGCCCGAGAGTCCCACGAGAACCGGTACATCCAGGTCTCGGCACTGTGAGGATGGCGGTATTCGGCATGGCGGGCCGCCGGTACGCCGAACACCCGGTCCGAGCCGATGGCGCACGCCACCCAGCCGGGAGCTGCCGGTCCGTCCGATCCGTCCAGTCGGTCGCGGTAGGGGGCCAGCAGGGCATCGGGATCGTCGGTCAGGCCGCCGACCATCTCGGTCAAGTCATCGTCGGACATGTTGGTTACGCCCCAGAGGGCCAACTCGTCTTCATTGGTGCCGGTCAGCAGGGGCACCGTCGCCCCGGCGCCGTCGGCCATCAGGTCCCGGGGGTCGCGGGGGAGAAGGTCGTGGCCCCACACCGGATAGAAGGGCTCCTGGCTACGGCCCGTGCGTTGGCCGCTTTCCTCGCTGACCCGCTCCATGGCCTGCAACAGGTCATCGACGGGTAGGGCCATGAGGACGTCGGCCGATGGGTTGCCCAACTGATTCAGGAACTCTCCGGCTATCTCCCTGCCGTCAACGGGGCCGAACGTGTGGTGGCAGGCCCCGCTCTGCGCGATGGCCCGGTGGAACAGGCCGTCGGCGGCCTCCATGGCCAGCAGGTTGCACACGCTGAACGCACCGGCCGACTCGCCGCCGATGGTGATTCGCTCGGGGTCGCCGCCGAACGCCGCGATGTTCGCCTGCACCCACTGCAGGGCGGCCAGTTGGTCCAGGGTGCCGTTAATGCCACACGTGGCGAAGTCGTCGCCGAGGTGGCTGGCCAGGTCGCAGAAGCCGAGGGCGCCTAGCCGGTAGTTGATAGTGACGACCACGATGTCGCCCCGGGTAGCGAAGGAGGTCCCGTCGTACCACGGGGTAGCGCCCTGACCGTGTTTGTAGGCGCCGCCGTGGATCCACACGTAGACGGGGCGGCCGGCTCCTCCGTCAGGGACCGTGCAGCCCGGGGTGACGACGTTCAGGGTGAGACAGTCCTCGTCCCAGCGGACCTCGAAGTTGCTGGTCAGGCCGGTGCCGGGCAACTGTGGCGCGGCCGGGCCGAAGCGTCGTGCGTCGCGCACGCCGTCCCACGGTTCGGGAGGTTCGGGGGCCCGGAACCGCCGGTCACCGGTCGGCGGGGCCGCGTAGGGGATTCCGGCGAACAACTCGACACCCTTGCGGTGCCGCCCCTTGAGGGTTCCCTCGGCGACCTGGGCGGTGGGCCCACTGGAGGGCTGGTTGGTGGCTTCGTCGGTTGGACCTTCGGCGTCGGAGATCATGCGGCGACCCGCAGGACCATGGCCTCGCCCTGACCGCCGCCGCCACACAGGCCGGCGGCCCCGAGGCCTCCACCCCGTCGGGCCAACTCGTGGGCCAACGTGAGGGCAATGCGGGTGCCAGACATCCCAATGGGGTGACCCAGGGCGATGGCACCACCGTTCACGTTGACGATCTCGTCGGTCACCCCGAGGGCGTCCATCGACGCCAGAGCCACCGCGGCGAACGCTTCATTGATCTCCAACAGGTCCATGTCGGCAACGGTCAGGCCAGCCCGATCGAGAGCCACGCTAATGGCGTTGCTGGGCTGGTGGAGCAAGCTGGCGTCGGGACCGGCCACCTGACCATGAGATACCACCTCGGCTAACGGGGCGATGCCTAGGGCCTCGGCTCGGTCCATGGTGGTCACGATGCAGGCGGCGGCGCCGTCCGAGATCTGCGAGGCGTTGCCAGCGGTGAGATTCCCGTCGGGAGCAAAGGCGGCTGGCAGGCGGCCCATCGACTCGGCGTCGGCGTCAGTCCGGATGCCCTCGTCATCAGACACCACTACCGGTTCACCCCTTCTCTGGGGAATGCTCACCGGCACGATCTCGGTGGCGAACAGGCCGTCCTTCTGGGCTCGGGCGGCCCGCTCGTGAGATGCGGCGGCAAAGGCGTCCTGGGGCTCGCGGGCCAGGCCCAGTTCGGAGGCGTAACGTTCGGTGGCCTCACCCATGGCGCAATGTTCGAGCGTGCAGGTCAGGCCGTCGGCCATCATCGAATCGACGACCGCCCCGTCACCGATGCGGTAGCCGGAGCGGGCCTTGGTGAGCAAGTAGGGGGCATTGGTCATGGACTCCATGCCGCCAGCCACCACGGTGTCGGCTTCGCCGAGGCGGATCATCTGGGAGGCCAGGTGGATGGCATGCAGCCCCGACAGGCAGGCCCGGTTCAGCAACGTGCTGGGCACGGTGAGGGGAATCCCCGCATCGGCGGCGGCCCGACGTGCTGGCACCTGGCCGACACCG is a genomic window of Acidimicrobiales bacterium containing:
- a CDS encoding ABC transporter substrate-binding protein, which translates into the protein KITVIGHADSGDIAASNANVVYEYAPGGSSLGEGNLVVPAPKPQRGGTLRYAIEADVDGLNPTSSAISTAGYVMGAAVFDTLATGSVDGDCIPGLAESFEHNEDYTSWTYKLREGILFHDGNEVTAEDVVYSAEVQRNDPLVGLAVMPFYPTEGAFEALDRYTVRFNLLDSWANFCPTSQLAWVASKAWLVAALEDPTLDQQPVGSGPFRFDSRTEDSVTRFVRNEGYWGGEVWLDAVEYIPVPDPDTRTDLLLAGEVHALHTTNDENIEILENSDGVYSLRSQKPHGGGESFIMLNSSVAPFDDIRARKALAYATPKQDYLTLITAGLGVSADQLFEPGSPYHNPAVKQEADMPDEAVAMAAEYCADLPENCSNGKINMEYMFVEGSVVNQRSAELMEKGWSVAFNVDFDLNNQQQHIQNAALGWYNAVAWRQFGSYRPEGDNVWLMCRTVGFISLNWPKYCDEERDSLLWEATGTTDEAIRTPLFQELAQKLHDDYLYIFLTHVQWTNSFADNVHGVCEADTPEGHRIFCPSDGVAGVRTLWLSEG
- a CDS encoding ABC transporter permease, whose protein sequence is MLIALLLAVSMFTFGAMNLLGDPLFNILGPVAGDTENPENLAKIQAAKEQFYLDRPLPERYVRWLGDFVTGDFGVRFSASGQPPVSEVIKERLPRTLALSGMAMTFTLAIGIPWGLWSGSTSKKGLDRLSTGVAFFLVSIPNFALGVVLLYAVGFRLGWMPVRFDAGDPFWQRMHQLVLPALTLALGGAAVYQRLLRTDMITTLQEDFILMARAKGLSRRHILFRHALRPSLFSVVTLFGINAGAVFGGALIVELIFGIPGIGSLFVESIFREDFPVVLALVMILTAGFVVMNFVVDVLYSIIDPRVRQ
- a CDS encoding ABC transporter permease; the protein is MDESSGAVKARRLGLGFWLPMGWIFLIVGVALLAPVLPLKDPTDYFIRPGERPPYPPSADHWFGTDQDARDMFSRIISGARVSLAVGFMTVTMSFIVGGTLGMVAGLVRGWFDRLASFLFLVVLSFPGIVLVILIIALIDRSVLTISVVLAIGGIAPVGRLARAATLSFAEREFVIAARTLGARNSRILFRELLPNVVIPMGALVLLGVASAILAEGGLAFLGLSIEKGETWGKLIRNGSGSRVLRDSPWVAFGPITVMFLTLASINYIGDYLRDFFNVRETGLGQ
- a CDS encoding ABC transporter ATP-binding protein → MTGRQAPLLSVRDLKVVFPTPIGMVHAVDGVSFDLEAGQSMGIVGESGSGKTVTAKTLMNLLPSYALVDGSVNFDGRDLRALAAERKTEKHLWGVEISMVFQDPMTSLNPVKKVGEQIAESVRYHLGQTRTAARRQAGDLLEQVGIPEPGRRLDEYPHQLSGGLRQRVVIAAALACEPRILIADEPTTSLDVTVQKHILDLLDDLRTARGMAMILVTHDLGVVKGRTDEVMVMYAGRTMEEASTGAVFSQQGHPYTEALIETIPKINSASHTRLVPIPGQPPVTTSPPAGCPFADRCRYATDLCVAQGPPLTALGNGHHVACHTPVRTPAAETALAANAARGHTATGLEIHQSGVPTGAVTDGLGEQI
- a CDS encoding ATP-binding cassette domain-containing protein → MAGRGTIQLRSGEDIILRVENLVQEFPVGRNRVVHAVSDVSFDLRKGETLGIVGESGCGKSTTARAIVQLPPPTSGRVVLDPSSENEIDLTRLSGHDLRDVRPRLQMIFQDPISSLNPRRRVKDIVSEGLEIWSNGDIGTEGRERVEEVLHAVGIDPVLAASHRPHQFSGGQCQRISIARALTVNPEILICDEPVSALDVSVQAKILNLLEDMKARYDLSLVFISHDLSVVRNVSDRVVVMYLGKICEVGGADRLYDAPAHPYTRALLASAPEPAQSVGVADAVLGDDLPSPTDPPSGCRFRTRCPLAIDRCATEEPVMQEIGEDHFVACHLPST
- a CDS encoding NAD-dependent epimerase/dehydratase family protein; this encodes MTPVRGDEPAMDASGRTMRVLVMGGTQFNGLALVHELARCGHDVTIVNRGQTEAPLPGGIHRLYADRTDHDQMRQVLGNEALGGREFDVVLDMSAYHPDDVNLMMEIFEGRTGQYVFASSTVVYAAADMLPIDEDHPVQRDHPQIEYGGNKLLCEDALMAAHTERGFPATVVYFSMVYGPRNIIPDREQRMYARLEAGRPVMVPGDGTTVSQVGHVDDQARALEAVMHAPATIGRRYNLTGKGFHTDLGYVATTAAHLGVDPDIRFIPATTMDALWDGDIEIAVDSGARANIDIRTTDEARRRQQSVRHRFKFASVVPRLAPNIHRWNRNVVFGIDALRRDTGWEPRHDLASMVAQTHDWHVETGGRDYDWTYEDELLKLLD
- a CDS encoding carboxylesterase/lipase family protein, whose product is MISDAEGPTDEATNQPSSGPTAQVAEGTLKGRHRKGVELFAGIPYAAPPTGDRRFRAPEPPEPWDGVRDARRFGPAAPQLPGTGLTSNFEVRWDEDCLTLNVVTPGCTVPDGGAGRPVYVWIHGGAYKHGQGATPWYDGTSFATRGDIVVVTINYRLGALGFCDLASHLGDDFATCGINGTLDQLAALQWVQANIAAFGGDPERITIGGESAGAFSVCNLLAMEAADGLFHRAIAQSGACHHTFGPVDGREIAGEFLNQLGNPSADVLMALPVDDLLQAMERVSEESGQRTGRSQEPFYPVWGHDLLPRDPRDLMADGAGATVPLLTGTNEDELALWGVTNMSDDDLTEMVGGLTDDPDALLAPYRDRLDGSDGPAAPGWVACAIGSDRVFGVPAARHAEYRHPHSAETWMYRFSWDSRAFDGLFGAAHALEIPFTFNTVTRPGVDTFLGPGETPTALAEAMHDAWIAFIRDGDPSTAALGDWPRYTPDDRLVMNLDDQCGLLTDPRPAERSVWEHLIR
- a CDS encoding acetyl-CoA C-acyltransferase — translated: MASPQTRPPTVILAGARTPMGRFQGGLSSLTATDLGAGAIAAAIDRSGITPEDVDFAYLGNVVAAGVGQVPARRAAADAGIPLTVPSTLLNRACLSGLHAIHLASQMIRLGEADTVVAGGMESMTNAPYLLTKARSGYRIGDGAVVDSMMADGLTCTLEHCAMGEATERYASELGLAREPQDAFAAASHERAARAQKDGLFATEIVPVSIPQRRGEPVVVSDDEGIRTDADAESMGRLPAAFAPDGNLTAGNASQISDGAAACIVTTMDRAEALGIAPLAEVVSHGQVAGPDASLLHQPSNAISVALDRAGLTVADMDLLEINEAFAAVALASMDALGVTDEIVNVNGGAIALGHPIGMSGTRIALTLAHELARRGGGLGAAGLCGGGGQGEAMVLRVAA